TCCTCGCATTCGTCAAACTCTCTCTCACTTCAATCTTCCCCCTTCGACAGTTTTTTCAGCAGCAAGTCCACATTCAGTTGGCGCGAGTTTTGGCGCGAACACTATCGCGCCTCTTCTCGGGGCGCGCTACTGGGTCCTCTTTAGTAAAATGGAGACAATAAACAGAACACAAAGTTCTGCAGCTTTGTTCACTATCGCATTATTGAAAGGTCTAAATGACTAGTGATTATCCCAAAGATTATCTCACCGAACAGGAAGCGGCTGATTACATAAGCTTGAGTGTGAAGACTCTGAGGCGTTGGCGCTTTGATCGTCGTGGCCCCAATTACGCCAAAATAGCTGGCAAATCGATTCGTTACCCACTTTTGGAATTACAGGAGTGGATCAAGCAACAAATGGTTGCTCACGACTGATGCTTGATCCTGCGAGCTGATGACTTTGCGGGATCAACTCAAGGAAAAAAGTACTTGATTTCAGAACAATTACACTACTGGGATTATTATGGAAAATAATCAAAAGGGCGCTGCGCCAGAAAGCCCTATGAGGGACAAAGCTCGAAAATGTTTGTCACCGAAAGAGACTCTTGTGACCACAGGAAGCAACGTCTTTTTCAACGGATCTGGACAAGCTGGCTTCAGGGATTTTGAAGCAAAGAGCCTGCAATGGGTCTATTCAGTAATTCGAGACGGGAAACTGCCACTGACTGAAGACGAGCAAGCAGTTTCTCAGCAAAGTCCATCTCTGATTGATGAATTCAAATTGTTAGCAGCTCTAGCGGCAAAAGCGGAGGCAGCCAAAGCAGAATTGTTAGAACTTGAGAAGCAAGCCAGCACAGAAGAACTTCCAGCTGGTCAGGAACCAAGCTTACTGACAAAAGCTAAGGAAGATCATACCAGGTTGAAGAAAGCATATGACCTGCAAAAGAAGTCCCTCCCAGTGTTCTGCTGGAGTGGTACTTTTGCGCAAGGGCAGCGGCCTAAGAATGACAACCTCCTCCAGCACTCCGGACGTCTGCAGCTTGATCTTGACGGTCTCGGACTTAAGCAGGCTCAAGAGGTTAGAGAACTGCTGGCCAACGACCCTCACATCGAAGCAGTATTCTTGAGTCCATCCAGACTTGGAGTAAAAGCTGCGATGCAAATCCCTGCTTGCCTTGATGACAAGGAGCATAAGCAGGCTTTTCAGGTAGCCAGACGATACATCAAGGAAAAATACAATCTGATCATCGATGAGAATTGTAAGGATGTTCGTCGACTATGTTTTCTCAGTTACGATCCGCAGCTAGTTTTGAATCATGATGCGGTACCTCTGAATACAAGTAAATGGTCGATTACAGAGCCTTCAGTAACAGTTGTTGATAAGCCCGCTGATCCTACTGAGTCCACTGAAGACTTATTTGAAGAACCACTAAACAATCCGGTAACTGTTTCTGCCAAGCATTCCGATCTGACAACTGTTTCTGCCGAGCACTACCTTCAGCAGGGCCTTCAGCAGATTAGGTTTGCCTCTGAAGGCAGCCGTCACAAGACCTACTGTAAAGTTGCTTATAGCTGCGGTGGTCTTGTCTCTAGTGGCTTGTTGGCCCGAGAAGACACTCTTAAACTGCTTGTAAATACGGCAAGGAAAGTGCGACCAGAAGATCCTGCGGATGCAGAGAGAACAGTTCAACAATGCTTCTCAGAAGGTGAAAAGAAGCCTTATCGGCCAAAGGTTACTTCTTCAACGATCAAAGGTAACTGGCATTACCTCAACACTGCGCCCAATGAGCCTCAAAAACTGAAGCCAAACCTGCACAACATAGTCGAGTGGCTCTCAGTAGTTCAGAGGCCGATTTGGTATGACGAGTTTCATCACCGAACAATGACTGTTGATGAGAAAGGCCATCACCTGGAGTGGGATGATGAACTGACTCTTAAACTCACAAAAGAACTCCAGGATTTCGACTTAGGCTGGCGGGGTATCAGTGATGTAATTGTTGATAAGGCTGTGCAAACCTACGCTTACCAGGATAAACGCAATGAACTGACAGACTATCTGGACTCTCTACAATGGGACGGAGTGGCTCGCATAGATAGCTGGCTGGTTAACTTCTGTAGAGCAGAAGACAATCTCTACACCAGAGAAGCAGGGAGATGCTGGCTGTTGGCTGCAGTGACCAGGGCCTATCTGCCTGGCACGAAGTTCGATCACTGCCTGATCTTGCAGGGTAAGCAAGGCTATTTCAAATCAACGGTTTTTAGCATCATTGGTGGCAACTGGTTTTGCGAACTCAAGGAATTCAGGGGCAAAGAAGCCCAAGAGAAACTTCTGGGCAAATGGATTGTTGAGTTTGCAGAGATGTCGGTATTGAAAAAAGCAGACACTGAAACCATCAAGAGTTTTGTCACAGAGAGAGCCGACCGATTTCGTCCTCCTTACAGCAAGAGGGCCAGGGATTTTCCAAGAACCTGCGTATTTGGTGGATCTACTAATGAGGATGAATTCCTGAGTGACACCACAGGTAATCGGAGATTCTGGCCAATCCACATACCGAACCCGATACGTATCAATGAGTTTCAGCAACAGAGAGATCAACTGCTGGCTGAAGCGGTTCATCTTCACAAGGTCGGGAAGTCTTTTTTGATGAGCCGAGAGGCTCAGACAATAGCTGAGAGGGAACAGGAGCAGGTACTCTCAGTTGATCCGTGGGAAGAGACTGTCAGGGATTACATCGCAGGTCGTAAGGAAAAATCAGTCACGATAGATCAGTTGATTGAGCATCTGCAGGGTGAACACGATAACAAATTACAGATTCACACAGGTCATAGAATGAGGGTAGGTAAGGTGCTGCA
Above is a window of SAR324 cluster bacterium DNA encoding:
- a CDS encoding helix-turn-helix domain-containing protein — its product is MTSDYPKDYLTEQEAADYISLSVKTLRRWRFDRRGPNYAKIAGKSIRYPLLELQEWIKQQMVAHD
- a CDS encoding VapE family protein, with the protein product MENNQKGAAPESPMRDKARKCLSPKETLVTTGSNVFFNGSGQAGFRDFEAKSLQWVYSVIRDGKLPLTEDEQAVSQQSPSLIDEFKLLAALAAKAEAAKAELLELEKQASTEELPAGQEPSLLTKAKEDHTRLKKAYDLQKKSLPVFCWSGTFAQGQRPKNDNLLQHSGRLQLDLDGLGLKQAQEVRELLANDPHIEAVFLSPSRLGVKAAMQIPACLDDKEHKQAFQVARRYIKEKYNLIIDENCKDVRRLCFLSYDPQLVLNHDAVPLNTSKWSITEPSVTVVDKPADPTESTEDLFEEPLNNPVTVSAKHSDLTTVSAEHYLQQGLQQIRFASEGSRHKTYCKVAYSCGGLVSSGLLAREDTLKLLVNTARKVRPEDPADAERTVQQCFSEGEKKPYRPKVTSSTIKGNWHYLNTAPNEPQKLKPNLHNIVEWLSVVQRPIWYDEFHHRTMTVDEKGHHLEWDDELTLKLTKELQDFDLGWRGISDVIVDKAVQTYAYQDKRNELTDYLDSLQWDGVARIDSWLVNFCRAEDNLYTREAGRCWLLAAVTRAYLPGTKFDHCLILQGKQGYFKSTVFSIIGGNWFCELKEFRGKEAQEKLLGKWIVEFAEMSVLKKADTETIKSFVTERADRFRPPYSKRARDFPRTCVFGGSTNEDEFLSDTTGNRRFWPIHIPNPIRINEFQQQRDQLLAEAVHLHKVGKSFLMSREAQTIAEREQEQVLSVDPWEETVRDYIAGRKEKSVTIDQLIEHLQGEHDNKLQIHTGHRMRVGKVLQHLGWEKRRSTARDDKGKRSYAYWPGEAASVLPNGATKNEENRPIETFQIDGLSHDSQPLNN